Within the Astyanax mexicanus isolate ESR-SI-001 chromosome 9, AstMex3_surface, whole genome shotgun sequence genome, the region TTGGGAAAAATAAACTCGGTAGGATATTAGAAAAGCCTGAATCAGTATATCAGATAGAGCTAATGCTTAATAGAGATGATTATAACTCATTTGCCATTTACACATTTGTAACTGACATAAGTCAATGACAAAAGAGGGCTCAGGTTGTTGAGTGCACCCAATTAAAATTTAGGAGAACTACCatgaaacacataaacaaaatgTAACATTGGTCTGGGCATGCGCACTGGAGTTaagaagcacgtatcgatgggtagcacaactggACGCAACACCGGCCTGAGAGCTGCCCGCCTTCCAGCTCCTGAACCGGGTATCTGGACTCCAGTTCGCGGTCTGGGGGTCTGGTGCTGGTGGATATGGCGGTGTTTAACATTGTCAGCCCTATTTTGGCAGATTGTGTCCAGGGTTTAGCCTGGAGTCTGGCTAACGTTAGCTGCGTGTGACAGCGTTGTTTTGCTGGAAGTTacctagctaacactagctaacaTAAACTAACATAGCTAAAGGGGAGTTGTTAGCTGGCTGTTTCCCTTGCTGTCTGACCGTTTGGGGCAGTTTTATAAAGAATTAAAGATATTGATTAGTATTAAGCTATATTAGACTCTTGTTTAGACTCTTGTTTATTGCCTcgtcatgtttattttattaataataaatcgcACACATCAGTCAGAGTACCGCATTGCGAATGTTACTAGCTATTAGCTAACCTATCATTTAGGTCCATACCACATATATGGCAACTGACCACCCAGCTGTAGCAAAATAGACACTTGACATAAcatttattctcattttctgatgtTATTTCAACGTATTAAGGAGTTATTCGTGATTTAAAAAGCATTCATAACTCCCATTTAACCACTTcagtagttaacctagctagttcAGTTCAGCCCAGTGGAGGCACTGCAGTAGTTTACAACTGTACTGCACTGCTTTAGCTAGTCTGGTGTGTACAGTCCCTGTCAAGTTCACATTGTTTATATGTTTTCAATATGTTTTCATAACATTTAGACATTAAGGCTGTAGagaaacacatacagaattaaacaaaaactgttaaaaaaacatgttttacacttcaggttcttctaagtagcacatttatctttgaggacagatctgcacacctggaatagttttctcagtgtctagATTTTAAGACACTAAGACATGTTTTAAGATACTGTCATTATTTTTTAGATACTGTGTCTATGTTTAGACATTAAGGCATATTGAgaattactgttttattattttgagacTGTCTTAGACATTAAAACTGTACAAAATCAtgctaaacaaaaacaaaaaacagggttGAACAATCCAGATTATGTTTTATCCTTTAGAATCGcttcatttatctttaaggacatcTGCACAgtcttagtattttaatctcagtgtcttcatgaggaagagttgCCTGGATTAGTTTTCACAGCATCTTGATTTAAAGACAAGAAGACATGTCTTGTGATACTGTCtttattatttttgagatactatgtcaatAACTTAAGACACTAAGGCATATTGTGagatactgttttattattttgaggaATGAAGGATTTATTTTAAGAGTGtctttaaatatacattaaatctaTACAAAAACACGTatcaaattattttgtaaacaaaaaatgtcaaagcagaatgagccacatttatctttcaggacagatctgcacacactaggtattttaatctcagtgttttcatgagggagagttgcctggaatagttttctcagcgtcttctGGAGCTCCTGaactgctttttcttcatgctgtgaagctccagctcatcccaaatcatcttaaatcaccatctcagttcatcaggtttagatcaggggatgtGGAGAACAAACTGTTGtttagtttactacgtaattccatatgtgtcccttttgTTTCCCATgaaattgttttcatgtctttaatattaattgacaatgtagaaaataaattaaagaaataaagtaaaacattgtatgagaaggtgtgtccaaacctttgactgttTTGATGTGGCGCAGTGTCGAGAAATCAGTGCATCTGTAATATGTAtgaatatatttacagtatgtatAGATGTGGCACTGTGGTAGAGCAAATAGTGTATGGGCTGCACAAGTCGGGGGGCTTGTGGTTGTGGGGTCAATCCCTGTGTTTTTCCTCTGTATAAGTCTTAAACCTTACCGGCTCTGATGCAAGAGCAGTTCACTTTCACTTTGGACATTAATAAACTCAGCCATGCCTCAGATTAACATGACCCTCTGTCATGTTCcactttgttttgtttgtttgtttgtttgtgtttttgccagGAGAGCAGGCTGTCCAACACAACAGAGAGGCATGAACATGTCTGATCTGGTTATTCGATATGGTTGAGTGGGGCAGAGTGTCAGTCTGGCGGGAGGTGGAGAGAGTGACcgagagagaatatgagaaaaAGAGCATCAGTGAAGGAGAACTCTTTGAATATTCACCCTTGCTTTAGGGGCTGACAGCATGAGTAACGCGACCCTAGTCAGCAGAACAGTACAGGGAAGCAGGGCAATGCTAATGCATTAAGTAGTATTGATGATTAGAGCCTATGGCTGCAGTTTTTACTTGTACTCTGTAGTCTGGCGTCCACAGTCGTCCTGAGGCATTAAGCAGCTTGTGTTGGAGCACCGTTCCCTTTAGGGCAGTAAATGTACTGCTGCATATGAAGCTCAATTTCCCTTGTTTACACTGTTGTGCTCCTCAGCTTAATAAAACAACACTTCTAAGGTCTTCTACTCTGTGTTGTAGTCTTGATTCGTGTTCTGAGGGACAACTTTTTGATGTCACAGACATCACCTCACTTTCTACCTTCCGAGCCCAGCTGAAAAGCTCAGACCCTCTGAATATTTCTACTATCTCTCAACCTTGTGATAGgattatacattaaataaagtaaaatcaaGTCACAATAATTCCATTATGGACTTATTGTTTGGTGTGTATAACTATTTAGAGAATTATGTGACCTGATATATGTTGTGTTTAGCTATGGCTTAAGGCCCACAGCTATGTTGAGGGCTACTGAATTCTTTAGCTAATTCCATGCACACCTGCTTCAGTTACATAAGAGCCAGACCCGTGCTCGCTGTGCAGAAATATTAGCcccttttttttcagtgtctgCATGAGGCAAGTTTATCCATGCATTCctgttttcacacatgcattGCTCTACAAACACAGCTGGCAAGTATttgttttgctcagaaatatcaACTGATTTAACAATCCCAGTGACTACTGGCAGTTTGGTTAAATGGCAATGAGATTTTATTGAAAATAGTTCATTTTAAGacaatattatactgtataaccatgtttttaatgattaaaaaagaTACTGGTGATCTGATGAGCTCTAGAGAGGCTTATGTAAGTATGTTAATTTGAACGTGGCTCACTTGAGAGCAGCACTTCATACTCTTATTAATACTCTGTATTGTTGGGTAGGTTGGCAGTTGTGAATGACTCACGCACAGAGCATCTCCTACAGAACATTTCTTCATATGGAAATCTGGATGAAAACTTGGCCCTCAAACACACTAGTTGTGTTGTGATATTGTTGGCCTTCCCTCTGCATTTCATGTGACATTTTGAACTTTAATATAGCTTTAAACAAATACTTTCTATATGATATGTAAAGATGTAGTAAAGGCATTCTGTGTATAAAATAAGTCATATTGTATGTTTTCTGGTCTTTGTGCCTATTGCTGGTCTGGCCATTTAAGAATGTTAGTCACGCCCTGTGGAAACTTGGGTCCTCCTGAAGAGATAAGAGACAATGACTGCCCACACAACACTGTGCATATAACATAGCACAGAGAGTGCACAATGAAACATTTAGTTGAGCTGCCCAAATATTcctctaccaaaaaaaaaaaaaggtaaataatttTGAAAGTTTGGAGTGGGTTTGTTGCAATGCTAAAACTAGTCTTAGCCCGTTGAAGCCACAATGCTATCGGACATCTAACATCTGCAGTAGGATAGTTGCAATGTTAACCTCTGGTCTTGGCAGGGTTAAAGCCACAATTCAAACAGACACAGCAGTCAGGTTCTGCATGGAAGGAGTGGACAAATGGAAAGAACAAGGCATGGCTTTTGGTCTGAGATCCTGGTGCTCTTGTACATCATCTACTGGCATATCCTTCTTACTATATGTTGTccatctatctctttctttttagGAGGGTCTTGTGAACCCTACTGTGAGGAAGGATATAAAAGGTTCACAGAAGCTCTACTGTTGTCCAATAGAGGGCTGTCCAAGAGGACCAAACAGACCCTTCTCCCAGTTTGCCCTGGTTAAGCAGGTAATCTCAGTTgccacagtaacacacacacacacacttttgtacAACCAATATTAAGTGGTGATATTAATGTTCACAGTTCactgtgttttgttttatctAATCTAGCATTTTATGAAGATGCATGCAGAGAAAAAGCACAAATGTGTGAAGTGCAGCAATGGGTACAGCACAGAATGGGACCTCAGGAGGCATGCAGAAGACTGTGGAAGGACCTACAGCTGTACCTGTGGTTGTCCGTATGCAAGCAGGGCTGCACTCTTGTCACATATCTACAGGACAGGCCATGAGGTTCCCAAAGAACACCGGTAATGTGGAACTAGTTCAAGACTAGTCTTAATGGTCAGGAAACTGGCTCTTTAGGTACAAACATGTTTGAAATGCTTTAGCATATTTTAAGGTatgctcatcccaaaagtacttgTTGGAACTCAATAATTCCAAAGAAGATGTAACCTCATGTAAccaacacctggcattaggcatggtgtcaaaGGATTCATGTTTGTGCTCCTATCTAAGTCCTGTTTTAATTGGCAATGCTTCTTCACTACTGGGACTATTGACAAAACTGTCTTCTTGCATTTGCCAATCTGTGTCAACAATGGTTGCCCACCAACATTTggtcatatagtgtatatattgtatatgcacAAAACATAACagtaatgcaaaataaataacaacCATTCCTTTTCTAGATATCCACcagtgaagaaaagaaaaatggagaGACTGTCAAGCAGCACAACGAAAGTGAGGCCCAACGAACAAACTTACGAAATGGCTGAAGGAGCAGTCCCTACAGAAGGAGCTTCTCAAACTCCTGATTCACCACGACACATCCCCATTCACTCAAAAAATGTTCAAAAGCTTCTCCTGCCCAAGCCTAAAGTGGCTTTGGTCAACGTCCCTGTGATGCAGCTCGCACACCTGCCTGTTCTGCTCCCCTCAGCCGAGAGCAGTGCCTTGAGGTCTGTGCTCTTGGCATTAGATGTGCAGGGCTCCGTAAGCACTGTTCACCTGTTGCCTCAGTCACTTGGGGCAATGGTTCCTGCTTTGAACACTAAGACTGTAAGTTTCAGAGACACCATGCCTGCTTCAAGGTCCAGCCTGGATGCCATCAGCACAGGGATTCAAGTCAACCTAGAGAGTCTGGTCTCAGTAGGCGAGTCAGGTAACGACTTGGGATCTAGAAGTAAAAGCACCTCGACAAACATTCAGACTGATACCTCGTACCTCAGCAAGGGATCTGTTGGAGGAGTCAGCATCCCCCCCATAAGTGAGGCCTCAGTTTCTTCTTGCTCTCAAACTGACATTAGCGTCAGTGCTCAGATCCAGCTACCCATCAGCGTCCAAACCCAGACGTTCCCCTTAAAAGCCAGGGTCACGTCGTCCATAGGGGCGCAAACAGACACTTTCAGTCAACtgcctttttcttcttttaacatAACAAGAGAAACTCAAACAAGCTGCTGCACGGCAGCGCCAATGACTAGAACACAGATGGACCAAGCTATAATGTGCACAGACCTTTTTGACACTGATATGCTGTGTAGTGTCTCTACACAGACCGCAGTACCTGATGGACCTTTCGGTACAAATGGACTTGATGACGAAGATCCCATGGGTACAGAAGCAGAGCTCTTCGAGGACAGATCGGCTCAGTCCTTGTGCTTTGGATCCCAGAGGGACATCTTGCACCAGAACACGGTAGCCGACAACCAGACGCAGACCATGAATCTCTTCAGTGACCTTGAGAACATTCTTTCTGACAGCATGGCAGCTGGAACGCCGGGGTGCGGATCAAGCCTGGTTCCAGTGCAAGAGCAGCATACTGGaattgactttgactttgaggaCTTCCTCAATGCAACCCATATCCAGACTCAGACTGACGAGAGTGCGTTGGGCGGCCTTAACTCAGAGACCCCTTTGGAGCTTCTCGACATTGAGACGCAAACTGATTTCTTGCTTCTTGGTGACAGCCACCAAAGTGATGTCAGCACAAGGGATCAATCGTCAAATGATCTGGAGCTGGAAATGTTTGATACCCAAACCCAGACAGATCTAAACTTCCTTCTTGACCATGGTGGCCATATGCCCCTGGGCAGCATCCTCAGACACTCCAGCTTCAATATGAGCACAGAGTCCTCGGACACAGAGACCCAGACTGATACCAGGCCACTggctcctcatcctcctcctgctTCTCCTGCTTTGCCCATGTCTTGTTCCCATGAAGGTCAGGTCAGGCTAAGTAGTACAGAAACTCAGACGGTCTCAAGCACTTCTAGTCTGGGCCAACTCTTTCTAACTAGCAACGAGACTCAGACGGTCATGGATGATTTCCTGTCTGCAGACTTGGCTTGGAACATGGAGTCCCATTTCAGCTCTGTTGAAACCCAAACCAGTGAAGACCTCTTCTCTCTGTTTCAACACTCCGAGAAACCCAACAGCTGAGCTCCCTTGGCCGTTTCGGCTCCCCTGCGGCCGGTGCGGTTTGGGCTACGTTCTGAAAGGAGCTGTGTCTGGTGACTGTTTCACCCAGACAGGCTGAGGGCCAGCAGATAGAGTTCTCCGAAACACTCATCACCGTTAAGACAAGACCCGCTCTGTCTGGCAGGACCTGTGACAATGTGGCGCTTTTAAGAGCTTGCTTGGTAGTAGTCCTTCAGCATCTCAAGTCATTCCATGATGAGTAATGTCTGTCAAAAAACTTGCTATAAGTCGCTATTCCAAGTACGTAGACGTTTAGCTGCACTTTATCGTTCGACTGTCGTTAGTTCAGACCACTCTTCAGCGTGATACCTTATTACGTTTTATTTGCACATTGTTGTCGTACTCTAATTGATCAGAGAGCTTTGTTTACTCATTAGTCCATTAGTTCATTGACCTCTCAGTAGGAGAGAATGTACTGTATAAGTATAGGTGGTATGATGACGGTGctactagtagtagtaatatttcGGTGTGGCGCAAATCTAACAGTTAGAAAATGTACATTCGTTCAGTACCACAGCATATCTTGTGAAATCAATAGGCTCATCAATAGGCTGTTCTGGATTGATATGGCTTCCGTGGTTTGTGAGggcctttttttgtttgttttttttcttattttttttgccttggtTGTTAGTCTTCTGTCTGTGCAAAATTTATGTTACGTGTCCAATAGTCTAGACTCTAAACTCAAGAAAACTGTCACTGTGAGTAAACTGTGCTCTTGGTTCACTACAGGTCATGCAGATAATTTGTATTGActgttacagtatattacagatttattattattattattattattattattattattattattattattagcattaattAATCACACTCTTTTAAACATCTGTGAATTAGGTTCTCCTGAAGGATGCCTATTTATGCATGTTACAAATGTTAAACATATGTTTCCTTTAACAGTTGAACTCAGTTAATGGTCTTATGCTATGATTTGCATTCTGTACTGTGAGTAATTTAATTAACATGCAAATCACAATTGTTTACAGTAAACTGAAACCTTTAATATTTATCGGGCGCATGTATTGTTTCCACTGAAtgtgtatttagtcttcttttttaaagcattGTTTATTTTGAATTGATTTATTCATGTTTGGCTTTTTGTTGGTGCCTTAATTTAAGTGTTAAGTAAAAAGTGACCATGTGTACATTTTGATGATGTAAAAGTATGGTGCACCGCTGCTTTAATATTAGGACACATgtcttctgtttatttttaattttatttgtattttttttttttatcgtttttggttccattttctttttttttacaatattaattGTATAATCTTCTgtgttcattatttatttaagttgttTATTCACTATATTGCACGGAAACCTGTTGCCCGCCTTAGACTCATATTATTTTTCAGTATGTGTAAGTACTTGTTCTTGTACTAGTATGCTTTGCCATGTTTTGGCCAGTATGTCCTGGCCATATATCTCTAGATTTGACTTTCTCTAGCTGCAGAATGTAAATGACACTGTGCCCATTTATGCGAGCTCTCCTCAGCATTGTAACCAAAAGGTTTTacgtatagtttttttttttttttttctccttcacgCTCAACCAGTGCAGGCATTTACATTCAACCAGTGTATCTGTTAACATAAATAGAGCTGCCAATAGAGCATCCAAACTGATCTGCTATTATACTATTTCTAGAACTTGGCTAAGATGCTAGCAGGAAAAACAAATACGTATTGCTATAGATTACTTGAATTTTGTCAACTTACACTCTGGTTCCTAGTAGAGAGTGAGTGCATGCAGTCTTGTTTGTGCCAAGAACGTGTCCCTTAAGTTGATTTCAGTTACTTCAGGCGATTATCGGAGATATGTCTTAAGTTATGTGCATTTTTTTAAGGGTTTGGTAGGGGCTACCAGCTTAACCCCGTCAGTGTTCTTCTGTTGTTTAGGCTATGCTGCAGCAGATGCTCAAAATAAAGTGCTATTGAGAAGATTGGAGTGTTGTGACTTGTGTATTATTTGCATGTTATATGATTGATTGTTTCTGAAACATAATACAACTACTATTACAAGCTAGTGAGGTGTTTCAGTCCAAAATGCCACCAGAGATTAAAGTTGAAACAGATTTTTACTAGTAAACACTCACATTACATGTTTTGTAATGCAGTTTTTACTAGTAGAAACTAGTGATTTGATTGTATTGATCAACTATGACATTTTTGCTAGTAATAATGTCTAAAAACTAAATATACCAGTTATTACCAGGACcacatattatttttaaatgtaattttcacTGGTCATGTGTTACCATTTGATTAATATTCTTATCTATAATAGGGCTAGGATGAAATTTTGAtatcctttctttttttcatttgaaatacATAGTTGATATGTGTTATCAGACctctatatttttattgaaacaaaggtcCTCTTAACTCCCTTAGACTGTACCCTTTGCTGCTTCCTTGCACCATGTGGTGAAGCTAATCAAATTAATTGGGTAAACCTGTGGTAAAgattgtcaaattctgtgaattTGACACCAAGAAAAAAAATTCtcgtatttgattatttaggagtattttattcagtAAAACAGACGCTGTGAAGTGTCTTGCTGTATTCTGTGTAGATCAGAATCACAGTATAATGGTCAGTGTATCGTAATATATTGTGTCGTAAGATGCCCTGTGTTTTTACTCCCTAGGTAACCGGCACCTACCCAAGAAAACCAACCTGTGAACCAACAGTAGGGTCTTTGGCACACAAAGCTCACTAATGGTGATACAGAATCAAATGATAATGCTACACAATACTCAGCAGGacgttttaatattatggctgatttgtGTACTGTAGAATGTGACCCATTGTTTTTGGTTGTGACGAGACCTGTATTTATAAATGTCCTGTGACTTTGACATGCTTATACAATGACTTCTCCTGCTGTCTTTAGTCACTACTTAATGCATAAGTGCAGCCCTGGAGCCTCAGACCTCGTGATTGTGGGTAGTCTTTGTGGGCATTTCAGTTGCTGGGAAACTGGAAAAGCTCTCTTGGGAAGCTAGTGGGTTTATAGCTTTAAACACAGCGTGCACACATACTGAACGCTAGGCTGCAATGCTTTCAAACTTCTGTTTTCCCATCTGCAGTGTACAAGTTCTAGTTTGCCATCCTTTGTGTATCAGTTTTATTAGTCCATTTTGTTTAGCTTTAGCTAACATTAATTAAGAAAACCTTCAAACTAACTACATTTTATCTTCTAAGTCCAGATAATGTTATTAAATGGCTACTGGCAGTAGATTTTCTTAGTATCTTGTGGTTTATGGGTTTATGTATTATTAAACTTATTAGATGTTATGGTCTGGATAATTGTGGGACTTATTAATCAACAGAGTATGGCCTATCTAATCTTTAATAGTATTAAATCTGCCATATGATGCGTATGATCTCTTATATACACAGTGTGTAACTATCCACAGCTGCAGCAAAGTGTTTATTGGCAAACAATTGAACGTGTTTATCGATTTGGAAAATAATAAGAATACTGTGTTCAGGATTTGATTTTCTCACAACAttctaaataaagaaatgtacAATATGATGTGGAATGCGAATAGAGCTACGAGTTCAAATCAAATTAATTGTGAGTGCATTCATATGGCAGAGCATATGCTCTAAATTTTCTCCATGATTAAGGCTGGGCAACATTCCAAACTGGTCCATACTAATTTCTGCGTTTAAATCCGAAGTCATTACAGAGTGTAAAATAATGGAACTGGATGTTTACTATGAAAAATATTCTGCAATCTAAATTATTTGTCCAAAAACAAGTGAATAATTTATACCGAAAACTAATAACATTGtttgttggtatgtctgttgTAATGAGATTGTCTTTAAAAAGCCAGACAAAACACATTTTGGCCATAAAGCTGTATTTTGGAGCATCCTTAAAATATTGACTGACTGAAATGGATGCAATCTAGTCAAGAAGCACTGACAATATTTACACAGCCAATCACCAGTATGTATAAGCTgtctgttcattaaaaaaaattataattacacCCTCTGCACCCTGATATATCAGCTGGCCAATGCACGTTTCAAAAACCTACTTGTAAAAActttacacaaatatacacaaaatgaATCAACAATCATGCTATTGACCAACAGGAGCTGTTAATACTTGTTAGGTACTGGTATTAGGAATTTGGCTGGTACAACAAAAGCATTTGAGTTTTATTAACCAGCTCTAACCACAATATAACTCAAcagtatacactatatggacaaaagtattgggacacttacaCATTGCAACTACATAAGCATTTATGAAATCCCATTCTAAACCCATTTGCGTTAGCATTAGTAGGGAGTTGGTCCCCCCTCTTGCGGCTCTAACAGTAGGTTTGGCAACATTTATACACTTTGCTCTGCTGCACTTGCATAACCCACTCTGCAACTTTAATGTGATGTCAACATGGATGTTAATGTCAGTGTGatgcactgttatactgcacaGGGCTGATATTGCACgatgttgcaatattttgttgctttgcgatatacagctctggaaaaaattaagagaccacttcagtttctgaatcagtttctctgattttgtaatTTATAGGTAtagttcatatttataacgttgtaagagttcagaattcaatatttggtggaataaccctggtcttaatcacagtttcaatTTAAGCAGATGAGTTTGGTTTGATCcctcttcttcttgattatattccagatgatttggtaaaatcaaagaaactcatcatttttaggtggtctcttattttttccagagctgtatattggtatATTAAAAATAACCCTTTTTTCCAGaggtattttattgataaaaaaaacagtgagcaCCAGATTTGGTGTATTTGGTGTCGTATCTGATGTAGTTTCTTGTTCTCACCACTTTTTACCTGAAAGAATATACACCCCCATAAGATGTAAGTGATTTAACATATAAACCCATAATAATGCATTTCATGTTTCATATATGAAATATAACCTGCCTTCGTAAGAAatgtcataaaaataaaaatagagctAAATTTTATATTGGATTAAGCAAGTTTGTTTTTCCCAAATCCATTgtgaatttatttttgtttgtttttttataactaTAGCTCTTTATATATAAAATCCAGTATATGCCTACTTTTCAAGGTTCTATCCATGTTCTCTGCATTGCAAAAATCATGGGACCTTACACTGCAATTTCTGTGATGTAACTT harbors:
- the atmin gene encoding ATM interactor, producing the protein MAAAPGADSSGPRPSSAPEEPSGQPREIIRPSITELTKEVRTNILCTVEGCGKILPNSPALNMHLVKSHRVKEGLVNPTVRKDIKGSQKLYCCPIEGCPRGPNRPFSQFALVKQHFMKMHAEKKHKCVKCSNGYSTEWDLRRHAEDCGRTYSCTCGCPYASRAALLSHIYRTGHEVPKEHRYPPVKKRKMERLSSSTTKVRPNEQTYEMAEGAVPTEGASQTPDSPRHIPIHSKNVQKLLLPKPKVALVNVPVMQLAHLPVLLPSAESSALRSVLLALDVQGSVSTVHLLPQSLGAMVPALNTKTVSFRDTMPASRSSLDAISTGIQVNLESLVSVGESGNDLGSRSKSTSTNIQTDTSYLSKGSVGGVSIPPISEASVSSCSQTDISVSAQIQLPISVQTQTFPLKARVTSSIGAQTDTFSQLPFSSFNITRETQTSCCTAAPMTRTQMDQAIMCTDLFDTDMLCSVSTQTAVPDGPFGTNGLDDEDPMGTEAELFEDRSAQSLCFGSQRDILHQNTVADNQTQTMNLFSDLENILSDSMAAGTPGCGSSLVPVQEQHTGIDFDFEDFLNATHIQTQTDESALGGLNSETPLELLDIETQTDFLLLGDSHQSDVSTRDQSSNDLELEMFDTQTQTDLNFLLDHGGHMPLGSILRHSSFNMSTESSDTETQTDTRPLAPHPPPASPALPMSCSHEGQVRLSSTETQTVSSTSSLGQLFLTSNETQTVMDDFLSADLAWNMESHFSSVETQTSEDLFSLFQHSEKPNS